The following is a genomic window from Asterias amurensis chromosome 8, ASM3211899v1.
CTTAGCGTATGTCTGGTGGTCTCGAGGTAAGATCGATCAAGCCCAGAAGGCGTTCCTGGATATTGTTGGTCGAATCCCATCTGATCATGAAGCAAGATTGCTTcctgacaaaaaacaaacaatcattttCGGCTGTCAGAAAAGCCTGTATCTGAATGAGCTCGGTAGGATGCTGTCACAGTTTGACCAGCCTGACTCTTCCGTGCAATACTACCGCCAGGCGGTAGATGTCTTTGAGGAAACTTCAGTAGCGTTTCTCGATCAACAAGTGATGCAGTCGTTTGTCCTCTGTGCTGCAGCGTATGATCAAGGCCTGATGGATCATTCTTGTGCTGTCAAAGCAGCTTTATTTTGGGAACTTGTTACTGCTGATCCAAGTTGCCCAGTGGAGTTAATCCAAGCATCTGTGGACTCGTTCCTTCATTGTCATACTGGCTTTATCGAAACCGATAAGTGTTTCCCAGGACAACTACACAACGCCAACATGAGAAACAAGACATGGTTGTTGGAGGCAGGCTCACGAATAGAGAAACTTTTGTTGAGAGCGCCTCACACGCACCTTCATTACTCTCTGATTATGTCCATGTTAGGAGAGGAACGCAGAGCAAAGGCAGCCTATTCTAGGTATGTTGAGCAGTTTGTGAACTCAGATGAGTATTTTCGATCTAGAGGCACGGCAGTCGAAAATGTTGCACTCTCAGGTTTCGAAGAGACAAAACCGCAGCCGTGGTGGACGCTTCTCGAATGGATGTCTACAAAAGCTACTCTGGCTGGTTCTTTTATTCGGAGGCCTATCCCGGGGATACCCCTTTTGTGGCGAAGATCAATTCGGCATGCTGCTTACGGCTGGGGACCTAGCAATGGTGTTACTGACGTGAAGGGAAAGGCACTCATCCTTCATATAACACATGATGGGTTTTTGAGTGGCACCATGCTGCAGAATACTCCCCCCTTTAAGTCTGTCCTGCTTGACCCTCAAACGGGGAGCATCTGTATTCCAGACCAACACCGTCAATCGAAAGCACTAAACTGGGACAATTACATTTCTGGCAGAAACTACAATACCGATTTTTGTGTTGACGCCTTTCTCCCTTTTCCGATCCTGCTGTTTCAGAATTCTTGTGAAGATGTAACAGTTACAATTTTGAATGTAGGCACGACTGCAAATCTTATAAAGGAGAAAATAGCGCTTAGCTCGGATGTGTTTCACTCGAAGCATGCGAATGTCTCTTCTACTGTGGTCTATTCTAAAGGCAGGGACACTGTCAAAGTAAACCTGAGGGAGCTGGTAATGAGGGAAAGAAAGGCAGCCATTTTACAGCACATTAAGGAGCATCACGCTTGTGAAGAAGACCAAACAATCATCAAAGATTGTACTGCTCTAATTGATTACTGCATAACTAGAGGGCTGCAGATAGATTACGCCTTCGTGGAACGAGTCGTCTTCAAGAAGGAGGATGAAGCCTTTATGGAAACCGTTAGACAGAAAACACCTGCAGGCCGCGGCTTGAAGGACGCTAAATGTGGCACAAGAAAGAAGAAACATCAACGCATCACCCTGCCTCCATGTCAGGCACTATCCTTGCAGGATGTGTTTTATGTTGGTAGATCAACAGTCATTTTGTGTCTGTATACTGCTGCAGTGGGGCGTTGGAAAGAGGAGCACGACACCTTTGTTTTCCTCAACTGCAGCTCTCCCGAATCCATTAGGAATCCAGTCATACATTGTGCAAGTTTACCTAGATCCGTGTGGAAGCTACCACAACAAAAGACTTGCTGGCAGTCCAAAGACTTTAAACAGGATGTCTTTTTCGCACATATCGACACATACCAACCATTTGGCTCTACTATGATACAAAAGAGAACTCTTATGGTGTTTGATGAGTTTGGGAGTATCACACAACGGAAGCACCTACAACATCCTGGACGTAGGGGACATGATTGGCAGGGTCCATATACTGGCTGCTTTGGGCATCATATTATTGGTAGAAACCAGGGTGAAACTGCATCAACCATCAGGGTATGGAACACACAAGGCTCTACTGAAATAGTTAAAACTACCCCAGTAGTTGAAGACCTCATTGTTACTCAAGATATGGTTTTTATTTCCCAGCCTCCTAACATTTTGGTCTTAGATTCCATCACCTTAGAGCCACTTCATGTGCAGACCAGAATCCAAGGCTGTGCTTCGGTCACAAACACAGATGGCATTTTGGTAAGGGATCAATGGCGTTTCATGTCTGTCCTGGCAACCACTGATTGCTCAAAGGTATCACCTGATGATGGCAACAAGAAGATTGTGTACACTCGTGTAATTCTTGGAGCGGCAAACCATTTGTTGATACTTGAAAAGCAGAAGGTCTCATCTGATTCAGGAACAAACCCACACCTAGTTGATGTAGTAACAGATATCCTGATTCCTGGAATCCCCAGGGAGGCTTGTTATATCAGTAAACGGGCAGGGTTTGTTGTGGCTGCATCGCACGAAGACTTCTTCCAAGATCCATACTATCGTGAAAACCTCTACTGGTTTAGCGTTAGTGGTGTTATACAAGGCATCCACCCGATGCTTGGAAAAAGTCCCCATTGTTTATATGCTGTTCCACTACAGACTAAGGATGACACAACACCAGGAGAGGACGCAAGACGGGAGAAATGTTGGCATTTGTTCTTTGATGATGGACTCGGTGCCCTCTGCTGCATTAAACTTGAAAGTGATGAGGTATTTTGATGTCACAGATGCACACTCACCCATGTTTGTatacgcctgcaaccgtggacATCCTATTGACCCTCTCTTCTTTaaacttttttgcaacagctccaattgtttttttacacgttttccaactgtgggcCTTTCCTGAACCTTGGACTCTaaaattgtcctcttttgtgATAGGTCTCTGgattgaatgtgtatacctgcTCACACCCATACCAGTTTGTTCTTCATCAAAAACGTGGGACCTTCTTCTCCCTCTTTTGTTTGTTGACTAACACTTTTTCTTTTGTATATATGCTTTCCAACTAAGGATCTTTGTAGACGTCCGTCTTCACCCAACACCGGGGAATCTGTTGTCCCTTGTTGTTGTACTTGTATATAGTCCCTGTATCCTGATGCTTCATGTAGGCAGCAAAGGCGAGTTTCTCCATGCCCCCTGCTGGTCAATGTCTTTGTGCCCCTAAATCGATCCAGTAGattgacaatttcctcatgTGGTGCTCTTtaaccgaggagaaaatgccttggttccCTTGCCCTTAAAACCATGGTACACTTtcggaaaaaagaaaagaaaaaagttttacaaataacagattaacaaataacttacagcgtttacagaaggttatggtgaaagacttctcttgaaatattattccatgaaatgctttactttttgagaaaacattaaattaattctcgttgtcgagaagtacggatttattttaaacacatgtcatgacacggagaaacgtgcggaaacattttctcccgactccgatgaccgattgagcctaaactttcacatgttttttattttatacattataagttgcgatacacgaagtgtgggcctggacaacactgtttaccaaaattgtccaatggctttaaaaaccgGAGCCAAAAAACAGGCCTTTTGTTTAtcttcacacacacacatattGTAGTGTTGACTGGGGTTGCAATGTACACAGTTTAATGACGCAAGAAGATACAATTCACCGGAGCTTTATATTTTGCACTCGATGAATCATACTAAATACACGAGAATGCCTAAGAGCTTAGGCCAGAGGACGCCCTCTCTTGCGAGCGGGTTCCCCGATCGGCCTGCAGGGCCCGCCAGCAGTGCTCCGATGGGGAGTCGTGCTGGCGCCTCCTATATACCCGTCGATCACAGCCGCAGCCGCTACAATATTTGTTGACCTGATAATTGAACTCTTTTTGTTTCCTCATTGTTTGCACTAGGTTTAGTTCAGCAATGTTGTCACtgttatttttgtgcagtaTCATATTTATTATAGCACTGAACAGGTCAGTTCTTAAAAGTGCAATTGCAGCCAACTTTTTTTCACCCTTAGGCAAAAGGTTGTGGTCATCGACCCTTGGTTTggatattttttgttatttcattatGTACAGTTAGTGTGGGGAAAGGTGTGTAggtttgtcttttttgtttccTCTTACTTTAACTTTGAAACCCTACTTTATCTTTTAAGGAAAATATGCAACAAGTCAACAGTTTTGGCACTGATATTTTGTATTAATGTTCTTGGTTGAAATGTTTCAAATTTAATGAAATAGCCATAGATTGTCTTGCCtgtctttgaaaattttgttcaatGTTTTATGTATCggcaatgttttaaaaatatttctggtGAAGAAGCAAATGGATCCCGAAGATCAACTAATGTGTATCTTTAAGataccaggggccgatttcactaacGCAGAGAGCACTTTGAAGGCGATTGAGAAATACTGCTGTTCCAAATGTTTGACCAGTTTAACAACTCAATACTCTAGTTTGATAAGGCTGAAATCATATACTCTTGCAAATACTTAATTTTTCTGTTGTaaaagaaattatattttgtttatatttatacaCGTATGTTCCAAGTATGTCTTTTAATATTATATCAAAACTTTTCGTAGTGAGCTCATAAGATTGTATTGTAATGCACACATAGGGCCATTTTAGGCcttcaaaaataaaaccatggtaaaacaAATAGAGTTAATatctttgtattgttttgtattaaATTTTGTTCCAAAAGCGGAATAATAATAGCCTAACGTGTTTGCCGAGGATAGGGCCTATACCTTAACACAAAACGTCGAATATCTTTGTAAATGTTAAAATTACAGCATTGGTTTACTCATTTAAAAGGTAAAAGATAGCACCTCGAcactattttaagggaagctttcaatcggcattatcttcaaaccgtgtaagtttaatgtgaatctatgtacattgtgttttgtatcgtAAAAAGTACCCATTATACCCTTTTCAAAGGaagtagtttttttaaatgacactGTATTAAATTTGTTCGACGAACCGACTCGTGGGAGAGTCTATTGAAAGCTAATCAACAAATTGaccataatttattgttttttacatttcagTATACTCTCGTCTATtagattttttaataattgctCCAAAGATAATTTCTCCGTGAATTGGACTCCTTCATAAGGCTGTCGCCATTGTTCAATCATACCAGGAATTACGAGGTACAATGGTTGCTCTTCTCAAAATGATATTATGTTTCATGACCCATTTCTTTGTGCACGTGCATAATGATTAGGTCTGTGTGAATGTCGCATACAAAACATACTGTTTAATGACCGTTTGTTTAAATTTCTATACCAGTTTACGACAGCAATAAAGGATTAAAGAACATCAATCTTTTCTGAATTATTGTAAAAGAAAGGCACTGGCGGTTGATCTGAAATAGAAAATGAGAGCAATATGAACGAAACAAAATTTTGGTTCAGTGTTCCCAGTAGACCTGGCTGGGAATTGTAAAGTTATTTTGGAAAATGTTCTTCGTTTTCCCTCCCTAATGTGGCAACCATAATTCCTCCAAAATATTATGCCGAGCTTCCGACATAAAAAAATCAAGGCCTTACTCACTATTTTCCGTTTccagccggtgtcgcatgcaataatgtcctctatgcaatactatccggaggacattattgcatatgcaataatgtccgccggacggttttgcatatgcaattgtgtccgcccggacgctgctgcataatgtgtgtccgcccggacgctgctgcataatgcaattgtgtccgctccggacacatttgcatatgcagttgtgtccgcccccgtgcaaaaccgtccttgcagtaaattaaacgcccttggtcgacggaacacgttcgccattttttaacGAGCTCAAGTGCATGTTCGGCCGttggttcagtgcatgcacgctcgcaaCACATACATTATATACAGACTAGTCATGGACATGGCCaccatagccccggacacgattgagTATGCAAAAgagtccggagcggacagtattgcatggcggacacaattgcaacTGACACCGGTGCCATGGGAAAAGATGTTCCcctgagattctgtcccccgtatacaaggcactggacactttagtggtaattactccaaataattgtgagcttaaaacgtacttggtaaaagagcaatggagagagctgttgatagtataaaacattgtgagaaagggctcccctgagaaagaagtagtttctcactaaactatttgaattgaattcgaggcGTCAGCTTGCATGGGTCTCGAATTgacggcatctgaaagcacacaaatagtGCGATAAGGGTATTTTATCTTCCATTATTCCTCGCACCttcaatgacaaattgagcccatttttcacaatttattttatttttagaggGTGGGGGGTATGCAATTTTATCGAGGTacactagggcccaatttcatagagctgctaagcacaaaaatttgcttagcacggattttcttccttgataaaaacaggattgccaaccaaatttccatttgttgcatattgcttgttactggtattaagttgttgtttgcttatcgtGAAACtcacttggaaatttggttggtaatcctgtttttatcaaggcagaaatttcatgctaagcaaatttttgtgcttagcagctctatgaaattgggcccaggtgactGACAGAAAGCAAAGGTGAGGATGAGGtgattcaatagagggcgctttcaCAGGAAGTTTGCTCAAGCAAGTGCGGCGTTTGGGTgacgtggggggggggcacagaatCTCAGCCGAGGTCctgaattcaaggcatctgaaagcacacaacttgtgcgacaaggttgtttttttctcttcagatccattattctctcgcaacttcgacaaacaATTGAGtctaaaatttcacaggtttgttatttgttgtatatttttaaCACCCTAGTTTGTGACTCAGTTCATCTGACGTCATCATAATCTTGGTAACGCTTTTTAGGCAACACGCGCGCAAtccaaaatggcggaccatgCATAGAACAGGTCCATTCAAATTAGTTCGAGAGTGGTATTTGGTCATGGGGCTGTATAATGAGGCATTTGCAATACCTGATAGTTCCATTTGGAGAATGAATGCAGACTGTCGTGGAAACAAAATATCTTAAGAATGTGAACTCTAGAGAGACACAATAGGAATGTTGAGAACAAAGTTTTTTAGAGGACTGGTGTTAATTTTATCGGGACACAAATAGGGAGATATAAATAGCTATGGGGATGCACTGAGAATCCATGTGCAAACGTGCAGGCTACATTAATGCGTAGGTTGTGTTGGGATGTACAGGTTGGAGATGGGGACGTAATTGCAGAGCCATCTTGATCCCACACCGTATAGCTTTGTTTCTAAGCACACGGTCGAGCATTCCATGTTAAACAATTAAACAGGAATTGGCTTTCCGGAACGGATATTTGAAACTGCACTTATGGTTGATACGGGCCTACCTAAGGAGCCAATTCATCAATAAAGTTACTGAAATATTTTGTGATTATTACCCAGATTCCGGTGTTACCTACCAATACGGGTCGTGCTGCACACTGACTCGGAAATGGGTATAGTCCCTATCTAGTGGCGTAACTGTATGGGAAGGGGTGGGGTCTGTGCATCTTCCTTCCCCGTTGGGGCTtttagattaaaggaacacgttgccttggatcggtcgagttggtctttgaaaagcgtttgtaaccgttttttgtaaaatgcatatgggtagaaagatgtaaaagtagaatacaatgatccacacaaacatgcctcgaaattgcgtggttttccttttacctcgtcgactaacacgtcggccatttatgggggtcaaattttgactcccataaatggccgaccatgttagttcgcacagtagaaggaaaaccacgcaatttcgaggcaaacttgtgtggatcattgtattctacttttaaaacatctttccaaccatatgcattttacaaaaaacggttacaaacgcttttgttttgaccaactcgtccgatccaaggcaacgtgttcctttaaaaagtttTAGAAAATGTTTTTCGTTTACACGCAGACAAATTTTCATTCGTTTTCGTACACTCTTGtcagattaaagacactggatactattggtaattgtcaaagaccagtcttatcacttgctgtatctcaacatatgcataaaacaacaaacctgtgaaaatttgggctcaatcggtcatcgaagttgcgagataatgatgaaagaaaaaaacacccttgtcaaacgaagttgtgtgctttcagatgcttgatttcgagacctccgagggagccgtttctcacaatgttttatactatcaacctctccccattactcgttaccaagtacggtttttgtgctaataattattttaagtaaataaccaagagtgtccactgccttgaactTAACAGTAAACGGCACAACAAGAGTGCTgaaaattaaagggacacaccggctcaccgtttacgcaatttaggggtgtagaatcataaataatgtttttatagatggttgctgtaaaaaaaatcatcaaaatgtcacgtatttagcgaaaaatgattttaaaaaaaccaaagcggccatataacaagtttccgttacacggactctttgaaatgtgaatcttacgttagatttttcaccattatttatacattttgtagcgataatttgaatacatgatctttttcgtcaattattcgttaataattttgtaaaaaaaaagatttaaatttggttaagtaagttacttttagacggctgaaagtaaaactagcccggaaggtcacgtgattgtttgtaccactttttggttagaacaatcacgcgacctgcgtttttgtcttaaaatgctcaaaaacggctaaatttgatgtgtttttgttaaggactgttcttcttcattcctggaagaccgttgaagtcatatcttagtctattttgtagcccaaatagcccaattcggccggtgtgtccctttaaaggggcTTGAGAAATGCAAACGGAACAATCTACAGTTTTAACTGGCCCGAAATGCCCCTTATAATGTTCAACCCATTTGTGCCCCATAAAACATTACCCTAGTTTCTGCGCTGGTGTAAGGACCCTTTCCAGTCGGTGGGACCGTCGTGTTTGTTATATCAAATTTGCCTTCCTTTATTTACCTGTAGTTGTCCTTTCGCACGAGGTGCGATTTCGCAACCATGCTAAATTTAAGCAAGTGACCCTTGCTAACTGTCGTGTGGACAGCACCAGAATGAAAGTGCTAGAGTTGACAACGTGACGCATATTTTGCATGTTATTTGATCGGAAGCTCTTCACAATCTACAGGCTCGAGCTGACATTTCTCTAATTGACCGTAACGGGCAATTCAGCAAAGTGGATTTTACCCCGGGAAGGGATACTCGAATATTTTAACTTTGTCATGAGTTAAAATGAATCGACCGTTAATAGTTGTTGTTGTCAAGTTTACTAGTTAGTCCTTATTTTTCCTAAAATTTAATACTTGATGTATACTCTTGTTAGCAGTTGTTATTttgagataaaaacaaaacatttctcaTTTCCCTTGTCATTGGGGTTGATGGTTATCAAAGGCACCTTAGACACCTTTGTTGTTTTActataaataattgttagcataaaaacttacttgggaacgagCAACGGAGGGCTGTTGAAAGTGTAAAACATGAAAAATTTTCACTCAAACATTATAAGACTtgtggggccaatttcatagagctgcttaagcaaaaaaattgcttaagcacgaaaatagctcgcttattttacacatgttactggccaaaattgcatgccatatacattgcttatgactagtatttagctgttgtttacttagcataacaattgagtggagtcttggccggtaatctgattttactaagcattgatgtgtttgcttaagcaaaatgatgtgcttaagcagctctatgaagttgggcccaggcttgaagtcttttggGGCAACTGAAAGCATACACTTATTGTgcaacacgggtgttttttctttcattattttattgcaacttcgatgaccaaaaaTTCGAGTCCACACTgtcatagatttgttattttatgcatgtgggGATACGAgtgtgagaatactagtctttgacaattatacatGGTTAGTGCCTTTATAATGTATGCTACTAATATTATTTGACTTGCAAATtgataacataatatttttatcgttggcaggggtctggttttacacatcttttgatgacagttttatacttttgttttaaccttgacagcccctgtacaacttgtaactattgtgtatgtctaaagatttaaaataaataaataaaataaataaataaataacatgaacCAACACTGTGATGTAGTGACATTTCAACACCAAAGGGCGAGAACCAACGCTGCTCACcgacttctttttttttaaccgttttttttttaaatacaattttggACGCAATCCTTCTGAAGTAAACGGTATTGTCATTTTTATAGCCTTCATTCATCAACCGAGCTACTGAAATCATCTTTTGGTGCCCGTTTTTTGGGTTCCCCATGAGAGAGattaaatgggggggggggggggggtgcacggCAGCAGAGAACAACGTATTATTCTTTTAATGGCTGTGTCTTCCGTTTTTAGTGGTTGGACAGAAAATAGTAAtcttggtttaaagacactgcatgtccacctttggtaattgtcaaagactagtcttctcatttgTTGTATCTcgaactcaacatatgcacgtgataacgaacctgtgaaaatttgaactcgattagtcgtcgaagttgcaagataataatggaagaaaaaacacccttgtcacacgtagatttgtgctttcagatgcttgatttcgggacctcaaaatctaattctgaggtctcgaaataacattcgtgcaaaataacttctttctcgaaatcagcagctctccatgcatgacttgttaccaagtaaggttttatggtaataattattttgagtaattaccaatagtgctttTAATACATGTAATGATCATTCTggatgttttatattatacatttttttttcgatGTGCCTTCTTAAATGTGGTGTTGTTCATAAAAATAACACTTAGACTACTTCGTTGTTATCCATGGTGTGCAACTGTCCTGTCTTAGGACTGTGATGTGTATCCTGCTGTTTACGTTTCTCTGTCTCTTGtcttttgtattttatgttataaaaatataattttaataatGTTTATTCGGGCAAAGTATTCTCAAGTACATGTGTacacattaatttaaaaactatCATTAAAACGAgtaaattaataaacaacagTGGGAATGCCcaccaggagagcataaaagttaaaaacataactatcgccaaaaggcgtatgtcttcCTAAATCCAAGAAAGGgcatattaagaaaaaaaacagaagataGTACAATTCACTGAACAACTTTAAAAGGCAAACGAACACAAAAAGGAACGCAGATAGACATAAGGAGATACTGTAAAAAGCAAGTCTCGACAAAATGTCTGTTTTATATGCAAGTGTTGTTTGATTTATCTCTGACATTAATAAATTGAATGCATTAAAATGGCTGTCAAGCTAAAGACGATTGTTTAAAAAGCAGTGATGCTATACCTGgtttaatcatggaggtagaaatacctcATGCATAATACAAGCCGTAGGAATTATCAGGTGAGACCATGCTCAATAAAAAACCCACTAATTTTATGGTGTTCGGGTTGGGTTTTCTTGCTCAGTGCACTGTATTCTGAACAGGGGTTCGA
Proteins encoded in this region:
- the LOC139940299 gene encoding uncharacterized protein isoform X2, coding for MAEGEDNADFSAAVLAMIGGKRSFNRAISLAFSQAAYDASSVGDTGEDSGKVSDWVTDKGESDDDDDDDDDDDNSDDVDYLDDLEQCETVSEDITSCSEQHDISSIASNSDDIPPAQSHKKKRKHRRNQLLLKKQFLCTFDNLFEAQCASTGLKVEPEDMNVVCSVPTLVELCLQKGLKETAISDGTKPPQIAPGLKFLLKAHKNQQRLEQVHLKWLLEALKQAEHQLKSNVYHFIIQNGQKIDYFVRSGRAVNDTDYYPRNNYAHVHSITQIEVIPIAVEGFENKDWAVAALAHCINLLLPSYIQEEDSKESKMGLLKVRRLLSNHVSVLVGHCFDIALAYVWWSRGKIDQAQKAFLDIVGRIPSDHEARLLPDKKQTIIFGCQKSLYLNELGRMLSQFDQPDSSVQYYRQAVDVFEETSVAFLDQQVMQSFVLCAAAYDQGLMDHSCAVKAALFWELVTADPSCPVELIQASVDSFLHCHTGFIETDKCFPGQLHNANMRNKTWLLEAGSRIEKLLLRAPHTHLHYSLIMSMLGEERRAKAAYSRYVEQFVNSDEYFRSRGTAVENVALSGFEETKPQPWWTLLEWMSTKATLAGSFIRRPIPGIPLLWRRSIRHAAYGWGPSNGVTDVKGKALILHITHDGFLSGTMLQNTPPFKSVLLDPQTGSICIPDQHRQSKALNWDNYISGRNYNTDFCVDAFLPFPILLFQNSCEDVTVTILNVGTTANLIKEKIALSSDVFHSKHANVSSTVVYSKGRDTVKVNLRELVMRERKAAILQHIKEHHACEEDQTIIKDCTALIDYCITRGLQIDYAFVERVVFKKEDEAFMETVRQKTPAGRGLKDAKCGTRKKKHQRITLPPCQALSLQDVFYVGRSTVILCLYTAAVGRWKEEHDTFVFLNCSSPESIRNPVIHCASLPRSVWKLPQQKTCWQSKDFKQDVFFAHIDTYQPFGSTMIQKRTLMVFDEFGSITQRKHLQHPGRRGHDWQGPYTGCFGHHIIGRNQGETASTIRVWNTQGSTEIVKTTPVVEDLIVTQDMVFISQPPNILVLDSITLEPLHVQTRIQGCASVTNTDGILVRDQWRFMSVLATTDCSKVSPDDGNKKIVYTRVILGAANHLLILEKQKVSSDSGTNPHLVDVVTDILIPGIPREACYISKRAGFVVAASHEDFFQDPYYRENLYWFSVSGVIQGIHPMLGKSPHCLYAVPLQTKDDTTPGEDARREKCWHLFFDDGLGALCCIKLESDEVF
- the LOC139940299 gene encoding uncharacterized protein isoform X3, which codes for MAEGEDNADFSAAVLAMIGGKRSFNRAISLAFSQAAYDASSVGDTGEDSGKVSDWEEDSKESKMGLLKVRRLLSNHVSVLVGHCFDIALAYVWWSRGKIDQAQKAFLDIVGRIPSDHEARLLPDKKQTIIFGCQKSLYLNELGRMLSQFDQPDSSVQYYRQAVDVFEETSVAFLDQQVMQSFVLCAAAYDQGLMDHSCAVKAALFWELVTADPSCPVELIQASVDSFLHCHTGFIETDKCFPGQLHNANMRNKTWLLEAGSRIEKLLLRAPHTHLHYSLIMSMLGEERRAKAAYSRYVEQFVNSDEYFRSRGTAVENVALSGFEETKPQPWWTLLEWMSTKATLAGSFIRRPIPGIPLLWRRSIRHAAYGWGPSNGVTDVKGKALILHITHDGFLSGTMLQNTPPFKSVLLDPQTGSICIPDQHRQSKALNWDNYISGRNYNTDFCVDAFLPFPILLFQNSCEDVTVTILNVGTTANLIKEKIALSSDVFHSKHANVSSTVVYSKGRDTVKVNLRELVMRERKAAILQHIKEHHACEEDQTIIKDCTALIDYCITRGLQIDYAFVERVVFKKEDEAFMETVRQKTPAGRGLKDAKCGTRKKKHQRITLPPCQALSLQDVFYVGRSTVILCLYTAAVGRWKEEHDTFVFLNCSSPESIRNPVIHCASLPRSVWKLPQQKTCWQSKDFKQDVFFAHIDTYQPFGSTMIQKRTLMVFDEFGSITQRKHLQHPGRRGHDWQGPYTGCFGHHIIGRNQGETASTIRVWNTQGSTEIVKTTPVVEDLIVTQDMVFISQPPNILVLDSITLEPLHVQTRIQGCASVTNTDGILVRDQWRFMSVLATTDCSKVSPDDGNKKIVYTRVILGAANHLLILEKQKVSSDSGTNPHLVDVVTDILIPGIPREACYISKRAGFVVAASHEDFFQDPYYRENLYWFSVSGVIQGIHPMLGKSPHCLYAVPLQTKDDTTPGEDARREKCWHLFFDDGLGALCCIKLESDEVF